The Achromobacter deleyi genome has a window encoding:
- a CDS encoding ATP-binding protein, with protein MLVDDPGAFAPEPQTAPRTASLLLHFLAAALIACIAAGISIYLFWTFNNVVSAYRRQMNAAAYQAQLFFDRRETLLRSISASAVRNIKGVPIGDTPVHLGTTRQVEVLPLEEEPGTFDWALILTRRDLRDIALAEAALVYSSARHARSLRQTAHGQPEPPAMDPKTQRWLAEALAAVDARNQTDGQAPIVWLHAPKDASARQLFLYTPLDLSDPRAGWIGLEVGGVDAAVDLSRATGGSYILFDEKGQAMLHGPGANIAYGAFGPPIGTDSFSLRGNGWLPERLELSKSVGEDGWRLVYYMPIQRVLQENLFALRMAGLLALLLCATVVLLMRDIRRRLVLPAGRQYQALTDTVALNRKLIEVAPVGLCLLRRSDGAVVLSNDMARRWIKGAPGWRELILSSLGDEAGREHELTDGRSAYLTFASTTYCGEAVMLCGISDISALKKVEHSLLQAKRDADAANQAKTVFLTTTSHEIRTPLYGILGTLELFALTPVSGQQAEYLETVLQSSATLLRTINDTLDLSRIEAGHTVLEHAPFSPARLLNDVAASFAARAHARGLRCYAVAAPDTPDAVIGDLTRIRQILDNLVSNAIKFTDSGQIVLRLKLAGLGADSADLSFQVTDTGPGIAPEHQERLFEPYYQVEGDSRAHSPGSGLGLSICRRLSDMMDGKLNAVSEPGLGTSITFGIRLPLASDSSDNPSVLLDNTTVYVSGAIPEIVANLRAWLQRWGAMTLPYPSSGAAPASSPMDRPVVLLQAWPPAHATARWNGPRVIVHPPGLRPRIDNTRQHWFANAYDLASIAHAVQLARGGAALAAPFRPRAAPERLALRILVAEDHPINQLILREQLEHLGCTVALAENGHEALAMPGLMSFDAVLTDLSMPLLNGYEFTRRLRERGYEKPIFGVTANAFPDELRRAMAAGMNTLLIKPLPLPLLRQTLQAVKEARSRR; from the coding sequence ATGCTGGTAGACGACCCTGGCGCCTTTGCCCCTGAACCCCAGACCGCGCCGCGCACGGCCTCCCTGCTCCTGCATTTTCTTGCGGCGGCGCTGATCGCCTGCATCGCAGCAGGCATCTCCATCTATCTGTTCTGGACCTTCAACAACGTCGTGTCCGCGTACCGCCGCCAGATGAATGCCGCGGCCTACCAGGCGCAGCTGTTCTTCGACCGGCGCGAAACCCTGCTGCGGTCCATCTCCGCATCCGCGGTGCGCAACATCAAGGGTGTCCCCATCGGCGATACCCCTGTCCACCTCGGCACTACCCGGCAGGTCGAGGTCTTGCCCCTGGAAGAAGAGCCAGGCACCTTCGACTGGGCCCTGATACTGACCCGGCGCGACCTGCGCGATATCGCCCTGGCCGAGGCGGCCCTGGTCTACAGCTCGGCGCGCCACGCCCGCAGCTTGCGCCAGACCGCGCACGGCCAGCCGGAGCCGCCGGCCATGGACCCGAAGACGCAGCGCTGGCTGGCCGAGGCACTGGCCGCCGTCGACGCCCGCAACCAGACCGACGGACAGGCGCCCATCGTCTGGCTGCACGCGCCCAAGGACGCCTCCGCGCGCCAGCTCTTCCTCTATACCCCGCTCGACCTATCCGACCCGCGGGCCGGGTGGATAGGACTGGAAGTCGGCGGCGTGGACGCCGCCGTGGATCTCTCTCGCGCCACCGGCGGCAGCTACATCCTGTTCGACGAGAAGGGCCAGGCCATGCTGCACGGGCCGGGCGCGAACATCGCGTACGGCGCCTTCGGCCCCCCCATCGGAACGGACTCCTTCAGCCTGCGCGGAAACGGCTGGTTGCCGGAACGCCTGGAGCTGAGCAAGTCGGTAGGCGAGGACGGCTGGCGGCTGGTCTACTACATGCCCATCCAGCGCGTACTGCAAGAAAACCTGTTTGCACTGCGCATGGCCGGCTTGCTTGCGCTGCTGCTGTGCGCCACCGTCGTCCTGCTCATGCGCGATATCCGCCGGCGGCTGGTCCTGCCTGCAGGGCGCCAGTACCAAGCCCTGACGGATACCGTGGCCTTGAATCGCAAGCTGATCGAAGTGGCGCCCGTCGGGCTCTGCCTGCTGCGCCGCTCCGACGGCGCGGTGGTGCTGTCCAACGACATGGCGCGGCGCTGGATCAAGGGCGCGCCGGGCTGGCGCGAACTGATCCTCTCCAGCCTTGGAGACGAGGCAGGACGGGAGCATGAACTCACGGACGGCCGCAGCGCCTACCTTACCTTCGCGTCCACCACCTATTGCGGGGAAGCCGTGATGCTTTGCGGCATCAGCGACATTTCCGCGCTGAAGAAAGTCGAACATTCGCTGTTGCAGGCCAAGCGCGACGCGGACGCCGCCAACCAGGCCAAGACGGTTTTCCTCACCACGACCAGCCACGAGATCCGCACGCCACTCTATGGCATCCTCGGAACGCTGGAGCTTTTTGCATTGACGCCTGTCAGCGGCCAGCAGGCCGAATACCTGGAGACCGTCCTGCAGTCCTCCGCGACGCTGCTGCGCACCATCAACGACACGCTGGATCTGTCCCGCATCGAGGCCGGCCACACCGTGCTGGAACATGCGCCCTTCTCGCCCGCAAGACTCCTGAACGACGTCGCCGCCAGCTTCGCCGCCCGCGCGCACGCCAGGGGCCTGCGCTGCTACGCAGTGGCCGCTCCCGACACGCCCGACGCCGTGATTGGCGACCTCACCCGCATCCGGCAGATCCTGGACAACCTGGTCAGCAACGCCATCAAATTCACGGATTCCGGACAAATCGTGCTGCGCCTGAAACTGGCCGGCCTCGGTGCCGACAGCGCCGACCTCAGTTTCCAGGTCACGGACACCGGCCCGGGCATCGCACCGGAACATCAAGAGCGCCTGTTCGAACCCTACTACCAGGTGGAAGGCGACAGCCGGGCGCATTCGCCCGGCAGCGGCCTGGGACTGTCCATCTGCCGGCGCCTGTCCGACATGATGGATGGCAAGCTCAACGCCGTCAGCGAGCCTGGCCTGGGCACCAGCATCACGTTCGGCATCCGTCTGCCGCTTGCTTCGGACTCGTCCGATAATCCTTCCGTACTCCTTGACAACACCACCGTGTACGTCAGTGGTGCCATACCCGAGATCGTCGCCAATCTGCGCGCCTGGCTCCAGCGCTGGGGAGCCATGACGCTGCCGTATCCGTCCAGCGGCGCCGCGCCAGCCAGCTCGCCCATGGATCGGCCCGTGGTCCTGCTGCAGGCCTGGCCACCTGCCCACGCAACCGCCCGCTGGAACGGGCCCCGGGTCATCGTCCATCCTCCGGGCCTGCGGCCCCGCATCGACAACACCCGCCAGCATTGGTTCGCCAATGCCTACGACCTGGCAAGCATCGCCCACGCGGTGCAACTGGCGCGCGGCGGCGCTGCCCTGGCCGCGCCCTTCCGGCCCAGGGCAGCGCCAGAGCGGCTGGCGCTGCGCATCCTGGTTGCCGAAGACCATCCCATCAACCAGCTGATTCTGCGCGAACAGCTCGAGCATCTGGGCTGTACGGTCGCGCTGGCGGAAAATGGCCACGAGGCCCTGGCCATGCCCGGCCTGATGAGTTTCGACGCGGTGCTGACCGACCTGAGCATGCCGCTGCTCAACGGCTATGAGTTCACCCGCAGGCTGCGGGAACGCGGCTACGAGAAGCCCATATTCGGCGTCACGGCCAACGCCTTTCCGGATGAACTGCGGCGCGCGATGGCCGCGGGCATGAATACCTTGCTGATCAAGCCCCTGCCCCTGCCCCTCCTGCGGCAGACCCTGCAAGCGGTGAAGGAAGCCAGGAGCAGAAGATAA
- the gvpU gene encoding gas vesicle accessory protein GvpU yields the protein MSIAPTLGQNTGTAPSADAFLQFLVNLVNNGSQIESIGVTLQMGGMLVSGSIISGAEYFDSFATNFTSSLDTLDSDTRKTVRSSLAELGDVFRLPQPVDPLPNYIHLANALFFTADGTPIAGQPTLWRGRTSAVDGFILGRLQSEAAG from the coding sequence ATGAGCATCGCCCCCACCCTCGGCCAGAACACCGGCACCGCCCCCAGCGCGGACGCCTTCCTGCAATTTCTGGTCAACCTGGTGAACAACGGCAGCCAGATCGAAAGCATCGGCGTCACGTTGCAGATGGGCGGCATGCTCGTCTCCGGGTCGATCATCTCCGGCGCCGAGTACTTCGACAGCTTCGCCACCAATTTCACGAGTTCCCTCGATACCCTGGACTCGGACACCCGCAAGACGGTGCGCTCGTCGCTCGCGGAGCTGGGCGATGTTTTCCGGCTGCCCCAGCCGGTCGACCCGCTGCCGAACTACATCCATCTTGCGAATGCCCTGTTCTTCACGGCTGACGGCACGCCCATCGCCGGACAGCCCACTTTGTGGCGAGGACGCACCAGCGCGGTGGACGGCTTCATCCTGGGCCGCCTGCAATCGGAAGCGGCCGGCTAG
- a CDS encoding helix-turn-helix transcriptional regulator, which produces MLTSSNRLLRLLSLLQTRRHWAGPELAAALAIHPRTLRRDIDRLRELGYPIHASSGVAGGYAFRAGQALPPLLLDDDEALAVAITLRTAATGTVGGIEETALRALVKLEQVMPARLRSRVDALRSAIVPMDRGGPTVDAAVLATLAAACRDQLRIGFDYADGRGQASTRLVEPQGVAHTGHRWYLVAWDPARDDWRTFRIDRIAGTPSVGGHFAPRPSPEGGDLRAFVARSVSPPPYSEQARVILHAPRAVMAPRIPASAGQLEALDDARCLLRCGNHSLDALTYWLMALDVEFDVLAPVELTDRLRRAQGRLARSLARNTGGP; this is translated from the coding sequence ATGCTTACCTCCAGCAACCGCCTCCTGCGCCTGCTCTCACTGCTGCAGACCCGCCGCCATTGGGCGGGCCCGGAGCTGGCCGCGGCGCTGGCGATTCATCCCCGCACCCTGCGCCGCGACATCGACCGGCTGCGCGAGCTGGGCTATCCCATCCACGCCAGCAGCGGCGTGGCGGGCGGCTATGCCTTCCGCGCGGGGCAGGCCCTGCCTCCTCTGCTGCTGGATGACGACGAAGCCCTGGCCGTCGCGATCACGCTGCGCACGGCCGCCACGGGCACGGTGGGCGGCATCGAGGAAACCGCGCTGCGCGCGCTGGTGAAACTTGAACAGGTCATGCCTGCGCGGCTGCGCAGCCGGGTCGACGCGCTGCGTTCGGCCATCGTGCCCATGGACCGCGGCGGCCCCACCGTGGACGCCGCCGTGCTCGCCACCCTGGCCGCCGCCTGCCGCGATCAATTGCGCATCGGCTTCGACTACGCCGACGGCCGCGGCCAGGCCAGCACCCGGCTGGTCGAGCCGCAGGGCGTGGCGCATACGGGACATCGCTGGTATCTGGTGGCCTGGGATCCGGCGCGCGACGACTGGCGAACCTTCCGCATCGACCGCATTGCGGGCACGCCCAGCGTGGGCGGCCATTTCGCCCCCCGTCCTTCGCCCGAAGGCGGAGACCTGCGCGCCTTCGTGGCGCGCTCGGTGAGCCCGCCGCCCTATTCCGAGCAGGCCCGGGTCATCCTGCATGCGCCGCGCGCCGTCATGGCGCCGCGCATTCCGGCATCAGCTGGCCAGCTTGAAGCGCTGGACGACGCACGTTGCCTGCTGCGTTGCGGCAACCATTCGCTGGATGCGCTGACGTACTGGCTGATGGCGCTGGATGTGGAGTTCGATGTCCTGGCGCCCGTCGAGCTGACGGATCGCCTGCGGCGCGCGCAAGGCCGCCTGGCGCGCAGCCTGGCGCGCAATACCGGCGGCCCGTAG
- a CDS encoding glutathione S-transferase family protein, producing the protein MSIVLYWHPMSSASPVASALAELGVPHERIKVDIKAGEQRRPEFLALNPNGKVPTLTVDGAPMFETLAIQLWLGEHFGVDRGLWPAADAPERLLAMSWCAWAYVSYGAAVSRLYLAAHADAPRRNAIQAQAALDDLDALLAVLDGHLAARAWVLGPDYSLADLVVGSVIGYTAFLGAPVASHPHVQAWLSRVQARPAMQGDV; encoded by the coding sequence ATGTCCATCGTCCTGTATTGGCACCCCATGTCCAGCGCCTCGCCCGTCGCCAGCGCGCTGGCGGAACTGGGCGTGCCCCATGAACGCATCAAGGTGGACATCAAGGCGGGCGAACAACGCCGTCCCGAATTCCTGGCGTTGAACCCGAACGGCAAGGTCCCGACGCTGACCGTGGACGGAGCGCCGATGTTCGAGACGCTGGCGATCCAGCTCTGGCTGGGTGAGCACTTTGGCGTGGACCGCGGGCTGTGGCCCGCCGCCGACGCACCCGAGCGCCTGCTGGCGATGTCGTGGTGCGCGTGGGCCTACGTCAGCTATGGTGCGGCGGTATCGCGCCTGTACCTGGCCGCCCATGCCGACGCGCCGCGCCGCAACGCGATCCAGGCGCAGGCGGCCCTCGATGACCTGGATGCCCTGCTCGCCGTGCTGGACGGTCATCTTGCCGCGCGTGCATGGGTGCTTGGGCCGGACTACTCGTTGGCCGACCTGGTGGTCGGGTCGGTGATCGGTTACACCGCCTTCCTGGGCGCGCCGGTGGCATCGCATCCGCATGTGCAGGCCTGGCTGAGCCGGGTGCAGGCCAGGCCCGCCATGCAAGGCGACGTCTAA
- a CDS encoding cyclase family protein: MKFSKTPRLSHRLLGLILMSAGSLAAQAHGTPPRAAASAQAPAQQVGISPWGPDDEIGRLNLITPESRAAILSRVKGDKVYDLATDYYVGMPSWQDAGDPKYQFWMTHTPRGTEVDDPMGVGQDMNAVRSYTGTAFSMYSHTGTHIDALNHFGIHGKIWNGFAADEHLGDRGWKRTGIEKFPPLIARGVMIDVAALKGVDELPDQYRITRQDLKAALARQKTTLQSGDIVLIRTGRMKRYDDPKAYMANPPGMGLDAARYLVEEGGAMIVGADNLSFETFPSEVSDDYVPLHTYLLAQQGVPIIELIALDGLSRDQVYEFAFIGGPLKIRGGDAAPLRPVAIPLR; encoded by the coding sequence ATGAAATTTTCCAAGACACCCCGCCTTTCCCATCGCCTGCTTGGCCTGATCCTCATGAGCGCAGGCAGCCTGGCCGCGCAAGCCCACGGGACGCCGCCGCGCGCCGCCGCCTCCGCGCAAGCCCCCGCGCAACAGGTCGGCATCAGCCCCTGGGGGCCGGATGACGAGATCGGACGCCTCAACCTCATCACGCCGGAATCCCGCGCGGCCATCCTGTCGCGCGTGAAGGGCGACAAGGTGTACGACCTGGCCACGGACTACTACGTGGGCATGCCCAGCTGGCAAGATGCCGGCGATCCGAAGTATCAGTTCTGGATGACGCATACGCCGCGCGGCACCGAGGTCGACGATCCGATGGGCGTCGGCCAGGACATGAACGCAGTCCGCAGCTACACCGGCACCGCGTTCTCCATGTACAGCCATACCGGCACCCACATCGACGCGCTGAACCACTTTGGAATCCACGGCAAGATCTGGAATGGATTTGCCGCCGACGAACACCTGGGCGACCGGGGCTGGAAGCGCACGGGCATCGAGAAATTCCCGCCCCTGATTGCGCGCGGCGTGATGATCGACGTCGCGGCGCTGAAGGGCGTGGACGAACTGCCGGATCAATACCGGATCACGCGCCAGGACCTCAAGGCCGCGCTGGCCCGCCAGAAGACAACCCTGCAAAGCGGCGACATCGTGCTGATCCGCACCGGCCGCATGAAACGCTACGACGATCCCAAGGCTTATATGGCCAATCCGCCAGGTATGGGACTGGACGCGGCCCGTTACCTGGTCGAAGAAGGCGGCGCGATGATCGTGGGCGCCGACAACCTCAGCTTCGAGACCTTCCCGTCCGAGGTCTCCGACGACTATGTGCCGCTGCACACTTACCTGCTGGCCCAGCAGGGCGTGCCCATCATCGAGCTGATCGCGCTGGACGGCCTGTCCCGCGACCAGGTCTATGAATTCGCCTTCATCGGCGGCCCGCTGAAGATCCGCGGCGGCGACGCGGCGCCTCTGCGCCCCGTCGCGATTCCACTGCGCTGA
- a CDS encoding LysR family transcriptional regulator, whose protein sequence is MDTFNTMRTFRRIVELGGLARAAEDLGLSSAGLSKQLRALEAHLGVVLIQRTTRKMSLTEVGLGYYADCCRLLDELDTIEKSVKQQSQRIEGRLRVNAPLSFALSVLSPLLARFLKQYPEVTLDLAMEDRLVDAVSHGFDVSIRLRATLDDSTLVARRLASLTQVLCAAPAYLDARGRPATASDLQHHRMLTYSLAHTADLALDDDADSPAYAPPAGAHTQVNNSLMLRDFLIAGLGIGTLPSFLACPAIANGQLERVLPPLTPPDRHVFAVYPTSRHLQPKVRAFIDFLAEHLPGAMPADS, encoded by the coding sequence ATGGACACTTTCAATACCATGCGCACCTTCCGGCGCATCGTCGAACTTGGCGGCCTGGCCAGGGCCGCCGAAGACCTGGGCCTGTCATCCGCGGGCCTGAGCAAGCAATTGCGCGCACTGGAAGCGCACCTGGGCGTCGTGCTCATCCAGCGCACCACGCGCAAAATGAGCCTCACCGAAGTCGGGCTGGGCTATTACGCCGATTGCTGCAGGCTGCTGGATGAACTGGACACGATCGAGAAATCGGTCAAGCAGCAATCGCAACGCATCGAGGGACGCTTGCGCGTGAATGCGCCGCTGTCGTTCGCGCTGAGCGTGCTGTCGCCATTGCTGGCGCGATTCCTGAAGCAGTATCCGGAGGTGACGCTGGACCTGGCCATGGAAGATCGGCTGGTCGACGCGGTGTCCCATGGCTTTGACGTTTCCATCCGTTTGCGCGCGACGCTGGACGATTCCACGCTGGTGGCCCGGCGCCTGGCCTCGCTGACGCAAGTGCTGTGCGCCGCCCCGGCCTACCTGGATGCGCGCGGCCGTCCGGCAACGGCCAGCGATCTGCAGCACCATCGCATGCTGACCTACAGCCTGGCGCATACCGCCGACCTTGCCCTGGACGACGACGCCGACTCGCCGGCTTACGCACCGCCAGCAGGCGCGCATACGCAAGTCAACAACAGCCTGATGCTGCGCGATTTCCTGATTGCGGGCCTGGGAATCGGCACGCTGCCGTCGTTCCTGGCCTGTCCCGCCATCGCCAACGGACAACTGGAACGCGTACTTCCGCCGCTGACCCCGCCCGACCGCCACGTCTTCGCGGTCTATCCCACCAGCCGGCATCTGCAACCCAAGGTCCGCGCCTTCATCGACTTCCTGGCCGAGCATCTGCCAGGCGCCATGCCGGCCGATTCTTGA
- a CDS encoding Hpt domain-containing protein, translating into MTTKPPRPIPEQEPPGAGPDALGAIPLRYRQLFIDALTLDLAALEHALERRDAAEAAQTLHRIRGAFLSLQIPGPGSDSDALEHAIKTTGLSEAVQAEVRDVIISLRSLVRRA; encoded by the coding sequence ATGACGACTAAGCCGCCACGTCCCATCCCGGAACAGGAGCCTCCTGGCGCCGGGCCCGATGCGCTGGGCGCAATACCCCTGCGCTATCGCCAGCTGTTCATCGATGCCCTGACCCTGGACCTCGCCGCCCTGGAACACGCTCTGGAGCGGCGCGATGCCGCCGAAGCGGCGCAAACCCTGCACCGAATCCGGGGCGCCTTCCTGTCTCTGCAGATTCCCGGGCCGGGCAGCGATTCCGACGCGCTTGAACACGCCATCAAGACCACCGGCCTGTCCGAGGCAGTCCAGGCCGAGGTCCGCGATGTCATTATCTCCTTGCGATCGCTGGTGCGCAGGGCATAA
- a CDS encoding ankyrin repeat domain-containing protein, producing the protein MASNMFWRVCFVFALTAIGGGAVADDRAVQLLEASGKGETARVRELLAQGAPREARDAQGNTPLLRATQGNHVQAAGVLIEAGADVNAQNRMQDSAYLLAGAQGYREILELTLRHGADLKSTNRYGGTALIPACERGHVEVVRTLLQAGVDPDHVNRLGWTGLLEAIILSDGGPRHQAIVALLIEGGADVNLADGDGRTPLQHARQRRQTEIVQLLERAHAR; encoded by the coding sequence ATGGCAAGCAACATGTTTTGGCGGGTCTGTTTCGTGTTCGCCCTGACGGCCATCGGCGGGGGCGCCGTGGCGGACGACCGCGCCGTCCAATTGCTGGAAGCGTCGGGCAAGGGCGAGACTGCGCGCGTGCGCGAACTGCTGGCCCAGGGCGCGCCGCGCGAAGCGCGCGATGCGCAGGGCAACACGCCCTTGCTGCGCGCCACCCAGGGCAATCATGTGCAGGCCGCCGGCGTGCTGATCGAGGCGGGCGCCGACGTGAACGCGCAGAACCGCATGCAGGACAGCGCCTACCTGCTGGCGGGCGCGCAAGGCTATCGCGAGATCCTGGAACTGACGCTGCGCCATGGCGCCGACCTGAAAAGCACCAACCGCTACGGCGGCACCGCCCTGATTCCCGCCTGCGAGCGCGGCCATGTCGAGGTGGTGCGGACGCTGCTGCAAGCCGGGGTGGACCCCGACCACGTCAATCGGCTGGGGTGGACAGGGCTGCTGGAGGCCATCATTCTGAGCGATGGCGGGCCGCGCCATCAGGCCATCGTCGCGCTGCTGATAGAAGGCGGCGCCGATGTGAACCTGGCCGACGGCGACGGCCGGACTCCCCTGCAGCACGCGCGCCAGCGCAGGCAGACCGAGATCGTTCAGCTTCTGGAGCGCGCGCACGCCCGATGA
- a CDS encoding porin, whose product MKKTLLAAAMLASFAGIAQAEPSVTLYGVIDTGLGYNKIKGDGYSGSKLGMINGIQAGSRWGLRGSEDLGDGLRAVFKLESGFDSANGQRGQSDRLFGRQATIGLANDAWGSLEFGRQATIGSNYLADIDPFYTSYTQSNLGLGFSAANTMRWDNMVMYRTPSVNGFEFGVGYSFNADDTNADQTGFRTADNTRGITTGLRYVQGPLNVALTYDQLNGANRSSIDNGATPRQYALGVSYDLEVVKLAAAYGRTTDGWFVGQDLPAGTPFSDEFGTNRFVDGFKANSYMLGATLPVGGASSLFASWQHVAPSNDKLTGGDANMNVYSVGYTYDLSKRTNLYAYGSYGTDYAFIDGLKSTAAGVGIRHQF is encoded by the coding sequence ATGAAAAAGACGCTGCTCGCCGCCGCAATGCTGGCATCTTTCGCAGGCATTGCTCAGGCAGAACCGTCAGTCACTCTCTATGGTGTCATCGACACCGGCCTCGGCTACAACAAGATCAAGGGCGATGGATATAGCGGTAGCAAGCTCGGCATGATCAACGGCATCCAGGCCGGCTCCCGCTGGGGCCTGCGCGGATCCGAAGATCTGGGCGACGGCCTGCGCGCCGTCTTCAAGCTGGAAAGCGGGTTTGATTCCGCCAACGGCCAGCGCGGCCAGTCGGACCGCCTGTTCGGCCGCCAAGCCACGATCGGCCTGGCCAACGACGCGTGGGGTTCGCTGGAATTCGGCCGCCAGGCCACGATAGGCTCGAACTACCTGGCCGACATCGATCCCTTCTATACCAGCTACACCCAATCCAACCTGGGCCTGGGTTTCAGCGCGGCCAACACCATGCGCTGGGACAACATGGTCATGTACCGCACCCCGTCGGTGAACGGCTTCGAGTTCGGCGTGGGCTACTCGTTCAACGCGGACGACACCAACGCGGATCAGACCGGTTTCCGCACCGCCGACAACACGCGCGGCATCACCACCGGCCTGCGCTACGTGCAAGGCCCGCTGAACGTGGCGCTGACCTACGACCAGTTGAACGGCGCCAACCGCAGCTCCATCGACAACGGCGCCACGCCGCGCCAGTACGCGCTGGGCGTGTCGTATGACCTGGAAGTCGTCAAGCTCGCCGCCGCCTACGGCCGCACCACCGACGGCTGGTTCGTCGGCCAGGACCTGCCCGCCGGCACGCCCTTCAGCGATGAGTTCGGCACCAACCGCTTCGTCGACGGCTTCAAGGCCAACTCGTACATGCTGGGCGCGACCCTGCCCGTCGGCGGCGCGAGCAGCCTGTTCGCCTCGTGGCAGCACGTGGCTCCGTCCAACGACAAGCTGACGGGCGGAGACGCCAACATGAACGTCTACAGCGTGGGCTACACCTACGACCTGTCCAAGCGCACCAATCTGTACGCCTACGGTTCGTACGGCACGGACTACGCGTTCATCGACGGCCTGAAGAGCACCGCCGCGGGCGTGGGCATCCGCCACCAGTTCTAA
- a CDS encoding SURF1 family protein has translation MAAVKDISTRDTSRNPRSKTTLVILGLVAAAVFAGLCALGTWQVQRLAWKRALIAQVDQRAHAPATPAPARNEWPGLTSDNAEYRHVAASGTYQFDRQTLVQAATELGSGYWVMTPLQLPDGGTVLVNRGFVLPEWRKSQTSTAQPPAEARVTGLLRMGEPGSGFLRNNDPASNLWYSRDLQAIAAARGLTDVAPYFIDADAASSAGRDPAREPVGGLTVLTFPNNHLVYAITWYALALMVIVGVVIFVREEKRGRRKI, from the coding sequence ATGGCTGCAGTAAAAGATATCTCTACACGCGACACCTCCCGCAATCCTCGCAGCAAAACCACCCTGGTCATCCTGGGGCTGGTTGCTGCCGCCGTGTTCGCGGGCCTGTGCGCCCTGGGCACCTGGCAGGTGCAGCGGCTGGCCTGGAAGCGCGCGCTGATCGCCCAGGTCGACCAGCGCGCCCACGCCCCCGCCACGCCGGCCCCGGCCAGGAACGAGTGGCCCGGCCTGACATCCGACAACGCCGAATACCGCCACGTCGCCGCCTCCGGCACGTATCAGTTCGACCGCCAGACGCTGGTGCAGGCCGCCACCGAACTGGGCAGCGGCTACTGGGTCATGACGCCCCTGCAATTGCCCGATGGCGGCACGGTGCTGGTCAACCGCGGCTTCGTGCTGCCGGAATGGCGCAAGAGCCAGACCAGCACCGCCCAGCCCCCCGCCGAAGCCCGGGTCACGGGCCTGCTGCGCATGGGCGAGCCGGGCAGCGGCTTCCTGCGCAATAACGATCCCGCGTCCAACCTCTGGTATTCGCGCGATCTGCAGGCCATTGCGGCCGCTCGCGGCCTGACGGACGTGGCGCCCTACTTCATCGACGCCGACGCGGCCTCCAGCGCCGGACGCGATCCCGCCCGCGAACCCGTTGGCGGCCTGACGGTGCTGACCTTCCCGAACAACCACCTGGTCTATGCCATCACCTGGTACGCGCTGGCCCTGATGGTGATCGTCGGCGTGGTGATCTTCGTGCGCGAGGAAAAGCGCGGGCGCAGGAAGATCTGA
- the cyoD gene encoding cytochrome o ubiquinol oxidase subunit IV — protein MTAHMDNLAEHGHGGHHGHDDHHDDDDGAGHGTLKSYLTGFVLAAILTAIPFWLVMDRVFASSRVTGLVILAFAVVQIVVHIIYFLHMDTKSESGWNMLALIFTLVLVVITLSGSIWIMYHLNSNMMPMSTHDMRKMP, from the coding sequence ATGACCGCGCACATGGATAACCTGGCCGAACACGGCCACGGCGGCCATCACGGCCACGACGACCATCACGACGATGACGACGGCGCCGGCCACGGCACCCTCAAGAGCTACCTGACGGGCTTCGTGCTGGCGGCCATTCTTACGGCCATTCCCTTCTGGCTGGTCATGGACCGTGTCTTTGCCAGTTCGCGCGTCACCGGGCTGGTGATACTCGCCTTCGCCGTCGTGCAGATCGTCGTCCACATCATCTATTTCCTGCACATGGACACCAAGTCCGAAAGCGGCTGGAATATGTTGGCGTTAATATTCACGCTGGTGCTGGTCGTAATCACGCTCAGCGGGTCAATCTGGATCATGTATCACTTGAACTCCAATATGATGCCCATGTCCACACACGACATGCGGAAAATGCCCTGA